AGTTTCCTTGGGTGATGGGGTAAAGCCGGGTGTAAGGTCAGGAGGTAATGACCCCTGGGTAAGCCTTGTCCCTTTGCCATCTACAGGCTGAGGGCTGGACTTGTCTTTGTGGGTCGGGTGAAGGTTTGTAACCTTGCCTAATCTTGCATGTGGCCCATAGGCCACATTCCACTACCAGACACTGCGCAGTGATGATGAGGGCACCGTGTTGGATGACAGCCGGACACGTGGCAAGCCCATGGAGCTCATCATTGGCAAGAAGTTCAAGCTGCCTGTGTGGGAGACCATCGTGTGCACCATGCGTGAGGGGGAGATTGCCCAGTTCCTCTGTGACACTAAGGTATGCGTCCAGCCGCGCCCTATTCTGTATCCTCAGTGCCCCTGCCCTGGTTAGGCCACCACCTGTCTCCAAACCACCACACCAACCTCCACCTGCCTTCTCCTGTCCGTTAGCCACATAGCAGCCAGGGGACTTGTTCTCACATGTAAATGACCTGTACATCCCTTTGCTTCAAATCTCTGGCTCCTGGTCATCCTCAGGGTACAGTACAGTAAGTCTTCCCTTAATATGGTTGATAGGTTGttggaaactgtgactttaaCCAAAACAACGTATAGCAGGTCCTTGAATAATGTCATCGTTTTGTTAAAAcattaatgaggaaaaaaaatggtttcatCATACATTGGATAATGAAATCAGCGAGGATCTACCCAGTAAGCTGTGGCTGCTCACACACCACTTTCGGGTCTGGCCTCTGccatctcctcctcctgctccactTCCCTGCCTTTCCTTCTCACTCCTCTTTTTTGCCAGGATCCTCTCTCACACTTCAAAGCTAATTCCTGGTCACCAGCCCCAGGAAGCCCTTTCTGATTGCCAATAGATAGCCTGAATTCTTCCTCTGGATCCTTCAATCCTTGCATGGCCAGGATCTAGTCTTCTGCATGGACCTAGGCTACTGCAGGGCAGGGACTGGGCCTGTTTACCTTAGTGCCCAGCAGCTGAGATTCCGGAAACATCTTCTGGGTGAACGTTAGCCCAAGAGTCAGCCCCTATGCCAATAGAGTGGCAGTAAGTGAGAATAGTTTGATTCCCAGCATCCCAGTGGCTTCTCCAGGGGAAAGGTCAGAGGCTAGATCCCCTATGCCTGTCTCCCCtggagtttgtttttttgagataaggtcttactcTGGTACCCAAGCtgaaatgcagtggcatcatcacagctcattgcagcctcaaactcctggactctggcaatcctcctgccttagcctcttgagtagctgggactacaggcacctgccagcatgcctagctaatttttctgttttctctagagatgggggtctcttgaACTGgcttcaagagatcttcctgcattggcctcccaacatgctgggattacaggcatgagccactgcacccagctctccTGAGAGTTTTTAAGTTGTTTCCCTCGGCCTAGCTCCTAGATAGGTCCTGAATGGGGTGGggcaggagaaggaggaagagatgcTGGAAACAGGATATGCTAGGGCCCCAGTAAGGACGTAAAGTCCAACTTGTGAGGTATGGGAGGGACAGGGTACATACCTcggggagaggaggaggtgaaGGGAAGACTTTCGCTGAGCCTCTAAGGACGGGGAGACAGGAGTTGATGGTGGAAGTGTGTGAGTAGGGGGTAGGTGTTTGTTTTGGTAGTCAGGGAGTGTAGCAGAAAATGGGGCTTCCCCAGGAGAGGGCCAAGAGACCAGATAAGCCTTTGAGGGAAAGCCCTCCTGTGTTTCAGTGGGTGGGGGGGTCCTTGGCCAGTTGCTgctcctctctgggccttggtgtCCCTTCTCATGGTGTTGGGGAAGGGGGCTGGGCCTCATGGACCAGATAACCAACCAACCCACACTGATAGAGCCCCTGGTGCCCACTTGCCCTCCTGCAGCATGTGGTCCTGTATCCGCTGGTGGCCAAGAGTCTCCGCAACATTGCTGCAGGCAAGGATCCACTGGAGGGCCAGCGGCACTGCTGTGGCATTGCCCAGATGCATGAGCACACCTCTCTGGGCCATGCCGACCTGGATGCTCTGCAGCAGAACCCTCAGCCTCTCATCTTCCACATTGAGATGCTTAAGGTGAGGGGCCACCCGGCCCTGGGTACCCCACCAGACCACCGCTGCCCAGCCTCAGAGCAGCACTGGCCCTGCCTGCCCCTGGTGATGGCATCTGGGGATGGGCTGATGGGGGAGGTGACATGTACAAGAACACCCAAGCTGGACTCCTGGTCCCCTGggtctcccttccttcttcaggTCTTGAATATCACCTCCTCTAAGAGGCCTGCCCCGTCCATGCTTTGAAGTCCTGTAGGAGGTCATGGTGATCTTCCCATGGACACTATCTCTGCACAGTTAGGGATTTCCACCACCTTGTTCACTGTTCTATTCTTAGCACTTGGCATAGTGCTGGGCTCACAGGAGATGCTACATGAACATTTGTTGAACGGTCATTGAACAAAACAGTGGCTTGGCTTGTAGAATCTGATGTCTTGATGCCCAGCCAGCCCAGACACCACTAGGTCTGTTGCCAAGAAGCTGTGATGGCCCCACAGACCCCCATGATTTGGCTCATGCCTGGCAGGTGGAGAGCCCTGGCACGTACCAGCAGGACCCGTGGGCAATGACAGACGAGGAGAAGGCAAAGGCAGTGCCGCTCATCCACCAGGAGGGCAACCGGCTGTACCGGGAGGGGTACGTGAAGGAAGCTGCTGTCAAGTACTACGATGCCATCGCCTGCCTCAAGAACCTGCAGATGAAGGTGCTGCCTGGAGGCTGTGGGGTGTGCATGCAGGCATTGAGGTGGAGCTGGGGGGCCCCAGGTCTTAACAGCTTTTCCCTACTTGGTGCCCCATGCCCCCAGGAGCAGCCTGGGTCCCCAGACTGGATACAGCTAGACCAGCAGATCACTCCACTGCTGCTCAACTACTGCCAGTGCAAGCTGGTGGCCGAGGAGTACTACGAGGTGCTGGACCACTGCTCCTCCATCCTCAACAAGTATGACGGTGAGCGCTGGGCGCGGGTGGCTGGGGGCGTGGGCAGCTGGAGAGTTGCCTGCTTCTCCCTGTCACCACTGTCAATTGGGGCTCAAGACCTAGCCTTTGACACCCCCATTCTGAGCTCCCACAGGGGTGGACCTTATATTTCTGGTGGAGTATGACTAGGAGGTGGGGCGGGGCAGCCTCAGGTCAGGCAGGGTTCTTTCCCCTCCTGGGGCCAGGAGATGTGAAGCCAGGTAGCTGGTGGGTACCCCTCCCTTAATGCCCTCGTGTGCCCACTACCCCCTGGTGTGCTCTGCAGACAACATCAAGGCCTACTTCAAGAGGGGCAAGGCCCATGCAGCCGTGTGGAACACCCAGGAGGCCCAGGCTGACTTTGCCAAGGTGCTGGAGCTGGACCCGGCCCTGGCACCTGTTGTGAGCCGAGAGCTGCGAGCCCTAGAGGCACGGATCCGGCAGAAGGACGAGGAGGACAAGGCCCGCTTTCGGGGCATCTTCTCCCACTGACAGGACCACTGGGCTCTGCCTTACTCTGCAAAGTTTCGTGTGCTGCTGCcagcccacccacctctgcctcttcaTGCTTCTCTGTATATAAAGGCCTTATTTATCTCCTTCTGGGTCTGCTGAGCTAGTCTGTTGGGAGACCCAGGCCATCACCTGGCATTTCTTGGTACTTGAGTAGCCCTTGGGACAAGCCAGAGGATCAAGGTTCTAATCCCAGCTCCCCATCCGCCAGCTCTGCGAGCTCACTGGGCCTCAATGTCCCTGACAGAGAAATGAAGATGGTCATCTCCTGGGGTActgtttggccaggcctggggtgCATGAGGAGCCTCTGGCTTTAAGGTGGAGATAAAGTGGGCAGGAGCCAGGCATGTTGGTGCTTGAGTGAGGCCATCTCTCAGGGCAGCCCCTCACCTCTGGCCCTGTGGTCTCTTGGACTCAGCTTCTGGAGGCAGAGGCTTCAGGTGATGCCACATCTAGGCTGAGGATAACTCCTGCCACTCAAAGGCTGGTTGAGATGAGGAGAGTTGGGGTTGGGCAGACAGGAAGAGgcccaggaagaggagaggacagCGTCTTTTGTGAAAAGTTTTGTAGCCCAGGTCCCCATCCTAACCCTGCCTGTGACCTGATGTGTGACCTTGGGCGTGCCTGTGCCCCTCTCAGTGTCTCCCTCCTGAACTGCAAACTGGGTTCAGCTGCCCTGTGATGCCAGCAGGTGGGTAATTGGGTAGGATGTGGGTGGCATTTATTTCCATAGATTTACATACACTGAAAAAGCCTCTGTGCCCTGCCcagtccctcctccctccccccagggcTGGTTCCACCAACATGACAGGGAAGTGATATTGAGGGGCAAAGAAGAAGGTGTGGGGCTGGGGACAAAGGTCTGGGCCCCTGGCCTCCCACACGCAGCTGCTCGGGCCCCTTGAGTGTGTCAAATAACCCAGGTCCTGTCACAGTTTGGGCCTCACTCTTCACTGTCCAGCTTGAGGCTGATGCTTCGGGCCTTGCCCCGTGCCAGAGTGGCGGGTGGTGTTCCTGGACCCTCGCGCTCTGCCTGGCTGGGGCCCCTGGAGCGCAGCAGCTGGCTCTGTTTGCGGAGGAAGTCCACGGGGGCAGCCACGCCATAGCTGCTCTTGGCCAAGGCAGCCCTTGGGGGTCCCGAGGAGGCATGAGCATGGGAACCTGCCTCCAGCTGGCCCAGGTGGGCCACATAGCCATCTGACAGGAACTGTGGGTAGGGGCATGGACAGGGATAAGGGGTGCTGGCCAGGCCCACACACTGCCCTTCCCTGTCCTCCACTACACCTAAAGCAGGGTGGGGGCCAGCAGTGCTGGCTAAGCACAGCATGACCTGGAGCCTTCTCCCCAGAGAGAGGAACTCCAGGTTGGGAGTCAGGGTACCTTGGCTTTACTCCTGCCTGAGTCCCTCACTGGGTCTCAGTCTTATCTGTAGAATGGGGTCTTGGGGAAACCAACAGGGGCTGATGTTTAGTGAGCACCTGCTTTGTGCCCAGCCCTGAGCCTGTTATGTGCAGTCAACCACGGGACCTTTGTGATAAGCTGATGAGGTCAGTACTCTTATTTCCATTTACAGACAGGAAACCCTAGCTCAGAAAGGTCAAGGCCCAAAGCAGAGTGGAACCAGCAACACTCAAGGCCATGAACACCCACCCTCGAGCCTGGGTTAGCACCAGTGGGCAGTTCTATGCTGCTCATGGCCCTTGTTCTAGGAGAAGCCTAGGTTCTTGGTGGCAGTGAGGCCTTCTCCCACCTACCCACAATGGGGATATTCCTTATGGCCTgggactcagattccagttccctgGCACCGCCCTGTTTGTTCCTCACCTTCACTTAGCCCTCACCTGGCACTGTGCCTGCAGCTTCCGCACAGCGCGGCCCACAATGTAGGTCTGGCTGGGGGACAGGCCCAGCGCCGCGTACACAGCTACATCTTTGGGAGATCCATAGCCGGCCACGATGTTCAGTTCCACCTGTGGCCAAGAGGCCTGTCAGCGCCACAGGGGCGCGCAGGGGACTGTTGGGCTTCCCCAGTTACATTGTTTGGGGGCGGGGCCagctggagggaggcaggacaTACCCGCCGAAAGGTTCCAGTCACTTACCCCGACTGGGGCGGGGCCAGGCAGATCTCCCAGGTTAGGACTAAGAGGGCAGGACCTTAGAGAACCCTCTAGTCACTTAGGGCCAGGCAGCAAGATAGAGAGGCTGGGGATTTAGGGGTGGGACTAGATGGGCCTCTGCTGTTCTGTGGCAGGGCGAGGACCAGGCTGGTGTCAGGACCGTGACCCTCCCCGGCCGCCGCACCTCCTGCACCAGGCTCTGCAGAAACATTGCTTTCTGGCGGAGCGGGTCGTGA
This is a stretch of genomic DNA from Nycticebus coucang isolate mNycCou1 chromosome 14, mNycCou1.pri, whole genome shotgun sequence. It encodes these proteins:
- the AIP gene encoding AH receptor-interacting protein isoform X2 codes for the protein MADIIARLRKDDIQKRVIQEGRGELPGFQDGTKATFHYQTLRSDDEGTVLDDSRTRGKPMELIIGKKFKLPVWETIVCTMREGEIAQFLCDTKHVVLYPLVAKSLRNIAAGKDPLEGQRHCCGIAQMHEHTSLGHADLDALQQNPQPLIFHIEMLKVESPGTYQQDPWAMTDEEKAKAVPLIHQEGNRLYREGYVKEAAVKYYDAIACLKNLQMKEQPGSPDWIQLDQQITPLLLNYCQCKLVAEEYYEVLDHCSSILNKQHQGLLQEGQGPCSRVEHPGGPG
- the AIP gene encoding AH receptor-interacting protein isoform X1; protein product: MADIIARLRKDDIQKRVIQEGRGELPGFQDGTKATFHYQTLRSDDEGTVLDDSRTRGKPMELIIGKKFKLPVWETIVCTMREGEIAQFLCDTKHVVLYPLVAKSLRNIAAGKDPLEGQRHCCGIAQMHEHTSLGHADLDALQQNPQPLIFHIEMLKVESPGTYQQDPWAMTDEEKAKAVPLIHQEGNRLYREGYVKEAAVKYYDAIACLKNLQMKEQPGSPDWIQLDQQITPLLLNYCQCKLVAEEYYEVLDHCSSILNKYDDNIKAYFKRGKAHAAVWNTQEAQADFAKVLELDPALAPVVSRELRALEARIRQKDEEDKARFRGIFSH